From Dreissena polymorpha isolate Duluth1 chromosome 15, UMN_Dpol_1.0, whole genome shotgun sequence, a single genomic window includes:
- the LOC127859924 gene encoding uncharacterized protein LOC127859924 isoform X3: MNRIQSYASAIHYIMAFKLFVDIATGRNLTSASILQLVSNEDKGKRNPRKSDQVHAELRYNSRHVGLSHAEEHADAIWDGDLDSNVEADALPSLGNSSIANIKDEALEESSSMACLLEQVGDVNTSIANSTDEACAKVRDEGIATTIDCVEEIKKTAALCKQDLTKTACIPPQENGLMDILMFHSDIDCLIAHQICEKIKTDLKSDLNVTIEMYEDFAIGRSLLGSIDDIYNQFRWVLFLITPEYVHHGLQNFQGEILLTNLIEENGNKDGRFVPLFYNVEKKDISRKWLNSIGPFNDCDANFTNRIAKRVRKLRSKY; this comes from the exons ATGAACAGG ATCCAGTCGTACgcatctgcaatacattacataatgGCATTTAAACTGTTCGTAGACATTGCTACGGGGCGGAACTTGACATCGGCCAGCATACTgcagcttgttt CAAATGAAGACAAAGGCAAAAGAAATCCGAGAAAATCGGACCAAGTACATGCGGAATTACGATACAACAGCAGGCACGTCGGCCTTTCACATGCCGAAG AACATGCAGATGCTATCTGGGATGGTGATCTTGATTCCAACGTAGAGGCAGATGCCTTGCCATCGTTGGGAAATAGCTCAATAGCCAACATAAAAGATGAGGCATTGGAAGAATCCAGTTCAATGGCATGTCTACTAGAACAGGTCGGTGATGTGAATACTTCCATAGCCAACAGTACAGATGAAGCCTGTGCCAAGGTCAGAGACGAGGGAATAGCAACTACAATAGATTGTGTCGAAGAGATTAAAAAAACAGCAGCGCTTTGCAAGCAAGATCTTACAAAGACTGCATGTATCCCCCCTCAAGAAAACG GTTTGATGGACATTTTGATGTTCCACTCGGACATTGATTGCCTGATAGCACATCAGATTTGTGAGAAGATAAAGACTGATTTGAAGTCAGATCTTAACGTAACTATAGAAATGTATGAGGACTTTGCGATTGGAAGATCACTCCTTGGTAGTATTGATGATATATATAATCAGTTTAGATGGGTCCTGTTTTTAATTACCCCTGAATATGTTCATCATGGTTTGCAAAATTTCCAAGGTGAAATTCTGCTGACAAACCTGATTGAAGAGAATGGGAACAAGGACGGTCGTTTTGTAcctttattttataatgttgaaAAGAAAGACATCAGTCGAAAATGGTTGAATTCAATTGGACCTTTTAACGATTGTGATGCAAATTTTACAAACAGGATTGCTAAGCGTGTCAGAAAATTAAGGTCCAAATATTGA
- the LOC127859924 gene encoding uncharacterized protein LOC127859924 isoform X1 gives MLRQASIRSGPPLYVSSSMNRVKFNASVVYEIQSYASAIHYIMAFKLFVDIATGRNLTSASILQLQMKTKAKEIRENRTKYMRNYDTTAGTSAFHMPKIPQVRTTTYEHADAIWDGDLDSNVEADALPSLGNSSIANIKDEALEESSSMACLLEQVGDVNTSIANSTDEACAKVRDEGIATTIDCVEEIKKTAALCKQDLTKTACIPPQENGLMDILMFHSDIDCLIAHQICEKIKTDLKSDLNVTIEMYEDFAIGRSLLGSIDDIYNQFRWVLFLITPEYVHHGLQNFQGEILLTNLIEENGNKDGRFVPLFYNVEKKDISRKWLNSIGPFNDCDANFTNRIAKRVRKLRSKY, from the exons ATGTTAAGACAAGCTAGCATTCGATCTGGTCCCCCGCTTTATGTCAGCTCATCTATGAACAGGGTAAAATTTAATGCATCCGTTGTATACGAG ATCCAGTCGTACgcatctgcaatacattacataatgGCATTTAAACTGTTCGTAGACATTGCTACGGGGCGGAACTTGACATCGGCCAGCATACTgcagctt CAAATGAAGACAAAGGCAAAAGAAATCCGAGAAAATCGGACCAAGTACATGCGGAATTACGATACAACAGCAGGCACGTCGGCCTTTCACATGCCGAAG ataccacaGGTACGCACAACAACATATG AACATGCAGATGCTATCTGGGATGGTGATCTTGATTCCAACGTAGAGGCAGATGCCTTGCCATCGTTGGGAAATAGCTCAATAGCCAACATAAAAGATGAGGCATTGGAAGAATCCAGTTCAATGGCATGTCTACTAGAACAGGTCGGTGATGTGAATACTTCCATAGCCAACAGTACAGATGAAGCCTGTGCCAAGGTCAGAGACGAGGGAATAGCAACTACAATAGATTGTGTCGAAGAGATTAAAAAAACAGCAGCGCTTTGCAAGCAAGATCTTACAAAGACTGCATGTATCCCCCCTCAAGAAAACG GTTTGATGGACATTTTGATGTTCCACTCGGACATTGATTGCCTGATAGCACATCAGATTTGTGAGAAGATAAAGACTGATTTGAAGTCAGATCTTAACGTAACTATAGAAATGTATGAGGACTTTGCGATTGGAAGATCACTCCTTGGTAGTATTGATGATATATATAATCAGTTTAGATGGGTCCTGTTTTTAATTACCCCTGAATATGTTCATCATGGTTTGCAAAATTTCCAAGGTGAAATTCTGCTGACAAACCTGATTGAAGAGAATGGGAACAAGGACGGTCGTTTTGTAcctttattttataatgttgaaAAGAAAGACATCAGTCGAAAATGGTTGAATTCAATTGGACCTTTTAACGATTGTGATGCAAATTTTACAAACAGGATTGCTAAGCGTGTCAGAAAATTAAGGTCCAAATATTGA
- the LOC127859924 gene encoding uncharacterized protein LOC127859924 isoform X2, giving the protein MLRQASIRSGPPLYVSSSMNRVKFNASVVYEIQSYASAIHYIMAFKLFVDIATGRNLTSASILQLVSNEDKGKRNPRKSDQVHAELRYNSRHVGLSHAEEHADAIWDGDLDSNVEADALPSLGNSSIANIKDEALEESSSMACLLEQVGDVNTSIANSTDEACAKVRDEGIATTIDCVEEIKKTAALCKQDLTKTACIPPQENGLMDILMFHSDIDCLIAHQICEKIKTDLKSDLNVTIEMYEDFAIGRSLLGSIDDIYNQFRWVLFLITPEYVHHGLQNFQGEILLTNLIEENGNKDGRFVPLFYNVEKKDISRKWLNSIGPFNDCDANFTNRIAKRVRKLRSKY; this is encoded by the exons ATGTTAAGACAAGCTAGCATTCGATCTGGTCCCCCGCTTTATGTCAGCTCATCTATGAACAGGGTAAAATTTAATGCATCCGTTGTATACGAG ATCCAGTCGTACgcatctgcaatacattacataatgGCATTTAAACTGTTCGTAGACATTGCTACGGGGCGGAACTTGACATCGGCCAGCATACTgcagcttgttt CAAATGAAGACAAAGGCAAAAGAAATCCGAGAAAATCGGACCAAGTACATGCGGAATTACGATACAACAGCAGGCACGTCGGCCTTTCACATGCCGAAG AACATGCAGATGCTATCTGGGATGGTGATCTTGATTCCAACGTAGAGGCAGATGCCTTGCCATCGTTGGGAAATAGCTCAATAGCCAACATAAAAGATGAGGCATTGGAAGAATCCAGTTCAATGGCATGTCTACTAGAACAGGTCGGTGATGTGAATACTTCCATAGCCAACAGTACAGATGAAGCCTGTGCCAAGGTCAGAGACGAGGGAATAGCAACTACAATAGATTGTGTCGAAGAGATTAAAAAAACAGCAGCGCTTTGCAAGCAAGATCTTACAAAGACTGCATGTATCCCCCCTCAAGAAAACG GTTTGATGGACATTTTGATGTTCCACTCGGACATTGATTGCCTGATAGCACATCAGATTTGTGAGAAGATAAAGACTGATTTGAAGTCAGATCTTAACGTAACTATAGAAATGTATGAGGACTTTGCGATTGGAAGATCACTCCTTGGTAGTATTGATGATATATATAATCAGTTTAGATGGGTCCTGTTTTTAATTACCCCTGAATATGTTCATCATGGTTTGCAAAATTTCCAAGGTGAAATTCTGCTGACAAACCTGATTGAAGAGAATGGGAACAAGGACGGTCGTTTTGTAcctttattttataatgttgaaAAGAAAGACATCAGTCGAAAATGGTTGAATTCAATTGGACCTTTTAACGATTGTGATGCAAATTTTACAAACAGGATTGCTAAGCGTGTCAGAAAATTAAGGTCCAAATATTGA
- the LOC127859924 gene encoding uncharacterized protein LOC127859924 isoform X7: MKTKAKEIRENRTKYMRNYDTTAGTSAFHMPKIPQVRTTTYEHADAIWDGDLDSNVEADALPSLGNSSIANIKDEALEESSSMACLLEQVGDVNTSIANSTDEACAKVRDEGIATTIDCVEEIKKTAALCKQDLTKTACIPPQENGLMDILMFHSDIDCLIAHQICEKIKTDLKSDLNVTIEMYEDFAIGRSLLGSIDDIYNQFRWVLFLITPEYVHHGLQNFQGEILLTNLIEENGNKDGRFVPLFYNVEKKDISRKWLNSIGPFNDCDANFTNRIAKRVRKLRSKY; encoded by the exons ATGAAGACAAAGGCAAAAGAAATCCGAGAAAATCGGACCAAGTACATGCGGAATTACGATACAACAGCAGGCACGTCGGCCTTTCACATGCCGAAG ataccacaGGTACGCACAACAACATATG AACATGCAGATGCTATCTGGGATGGTGATCTTGATTCCAACGTAGAGGCAGATGCCTTGCCATCGTTGGGAAATAGCTCAATAGCCAACATAAAAGATGAGGCATTGGAAGAATCCAGTTCAATGGCATGTCTACTAGAACAGGTCGGTGATGTGAATACTTCCATAGCCAACAGTACAGATGAAGCCTGTGCCAAGGTCAGAGACGAGGGAATAGCAACTACAATAGATTGTGTCGAAGAGATTAAAAAAACAGCAGCGCTTTGCAAGCAAGATCTTACAAAGACTGCATGTATCCCCCCTCAAGAAAACG GTTTGATGGACATTTTGATGTTCCACTCGGACATTGATTGCCTGATAGCACATCAGATTTGTGAGAAGATAAAGACTGATTTGAAGTCAGATCTTAACGTAACTATAGAAATGTATGAGGACTTTGCGATTGGAAGATCACTCCTTGGTAGTATTGATGATATATATAATCAGTTTAGATGGGTCCTGTTTTTAATTACCCCTGAATATGTTCATCATGGTTTGCAAAATTTCCAAGGTGAAATTCTGCTGACAAACCTGATTGAAGAGAATGGGAACAAGGACGGTCGTTTTGTAcctttattttataatgttgaaAAGAAAGACATCAGTCGAAAATGGTTGAATTCAATTGGACCTTTTAACGATTGTGATGCAAATTTTACAAACAGGATTGCTAAGCGTGTCAGAAAATTAAGGTCCAAATATTGA
- the LOC127859924 gene encoding uncharacterized protein LOC127859924 isoform X8 produces the protein MLRQASIRSGPPLYVSSSMNRVKFNASVVYEIQSYASAIHYIMAFKLFVDIATGRNLTSASILQLQMKTKAKEIRENRTKYMRNYDTTAGTSAFHMPKIPQVRTTTYEHADAIWDGDLDSNVEADALPSLGNSSIANIKDEALEESSSMACLLEQVGDVNTSIANSTDEACAKV, from the exons ATGTTAAGACAAGCTAGCATTCGATCTGGTCCCCCGCTTTATGTCAGCTCATCTATGAACAGGGTAAAATTTAATGCATCCGTTGTATACGAG ATCCAGTCGTACgcatctgcaatacattacataatgGCATTTAAACTGTTCGTAGACATTGCTACGGGGCGGAACTTGACATCGGCCAGCATACTgcagctt CAAATGAAGACAAAGGCAAAAGAAATCCGAGAAAATCGGACCAAGTACATGCGGAATTACGATACAACAGCAGGCACGTCGGCCTTTCACATGCCGAAG ataccacaGGTACGCACAACAACATATG AACATGCAGATGCTATCTGGGATGGTGATCTTGATTCCAACGTAGAGGCAGATGCCTTGCCATCGTTGGGAAATAGCTCAATAGCCAACATAAAAGATGAGGCATTGGAAGAATCCAGTTCAATGGCATGTCTACTAGAACAGGTCGGTGATGTGAATACTTCCATAGCCAACAGTACAGATGAAGCCTGTGCCAAG GTTTGA
- the LOC127859924 gene encoding uncharacterized protein LOC127859924 isoform X6 yields MAFKLFVDIATGRNLTSASILQLVSNEDKGKRNPRKSDQVHAELRYNSRHVGLSHAEEHADAIWDGDLDSNVEADALPSLGNSSIANIKDEALEESSSMACLLEQVGDVNTSIANSTDEACAKVRDEGIATTIDCVEEIKKTAALCKQDLTKTACIPPQENGLMDILMFHSDIDCLIAHQICEKIKTDLKSDLNVTIEMYEDFAIGRSLLGSIDDIYNQFRWVLFLITPEYVHHGLQNFQGEILLTNLIEENGNKDGRFVPLFYNVEKKDISRKWLNSIGPFNDCDANFTNRIAKRVRKLRSKY; encoded by the exons atgGCATTTAAACTGTTCGTAGACATTGCTACGGGGCGGAACTTGACATCGGCCAGCATACTgcagcttgttt CAAATGAAGACAAAGGCAAAAGAAATCCGAGAAAATCGGACCAAGTACATGCGGAATTACGATACAACAGCAGGCACGTCGGCCTTTCACATGCCGAAG AACATGCAGATGCTATCTGGGATGGTGATCTTGATTCCAACGTAGAGGCAGATGCCTTGCCATCGTTGGGAAATAGCTCAATAGCCAACATAAAAGATGAGGCATTGGAAGAATCCAGTTCAATGGCATGTCTACTAGAACAGGTCGGTGATGTGAATACTTCCATAGCCAACAGTACAGATGAAGCCTGTGCCAAGGTCAGAGACGAGGGAATAGCAACTACAATAGATTGTGTCGAAGAGATTAAAAAAACAGCAGCGCTTTGCAAGCAAGATCTTACAAAGACTGCATGTATCCCCCCTCAAGAAAACG GTTTGATGGACATTTTGATGTTCCACTCGGACATTGATTGCCTGATAGCACATCAGATTTGTGAGAAGATAAAGACTGATTTGAAGTCAGATCTTAACGTAACTATAGAAATGTATGAGGACTTTGCGATTGGAAGATCACTCCTTGGTAGTATTGATGATATATATAATCAGTTTAGATGGGTCCTGTTTTTAATTACCCCTGAATATGTTCATCATGGTTTGCAAAATTTCCAAGGTGAAATTCTGCTGACAAACCTGATTGAAGAGAATGGGAACAAGGACGGTCGTTTTGTAcctttattttataatgttgaaAAGAAAGACATCAGTCGAAAATGGTTGAATTCAATTGGACCTTTTAACGATTGTGATGCAAATTTTACAAACAGGATTGCTAAGCGTGTCAGAAAATTAAGGTCCAAATATTGA
- the LOC127859924 gene encoding uncharacterized protein LOC127859924 isoform X4 gives MVMFMIQSYASAIHYIMAFKLFVDIATGRNLTSASILQLQMKTKAKEIRENRTKYMRNYDTTAGTSAFHMPKIPQVRTTTYEHADAIWDGDLDSNVEADALPSLGNSSIANIKDEALEESSSMACLLEQVGDVNTSIANSTDEACAKVRDEGIATTIDCVEEIKKTAALCKQDLTKTACIPPQENGLMDILMFHSDIDCLIAHQICEKIKTDLKSDLNVTIEMYEDFAIGRSLLGSIDDIYNQFRWVLFLITPEYVHHGLQNFQGEILLTNLIEENGNKDGRFVPLFYNVEKKDISRKWLNSIGPFNDCDANFTNRIAKRVRKLRSKY, from the exons ATGGTAATGTTTATG ATCCAGTCGTACgcatctgcaatacattacataatgGCATTTAAACTGTTCGTAGACATTGCTACGGGGCGGAACTTGACATCGGCCAGCATACTgcagctt CAAATGAAGACAAAGGCAAAAGAAATCCGAGAAAATCGGACCAAGTACATGCGGAATTACGATACAACAGCAGGCACGTCGGCCTTTCACATGCCGAAG ataccacaGGTACGCACAACAACATATG AACATGCAGATGCTATCTGGGATGGTGATCTTGATTCCAACGTAGAGGCAGATGCCTTGCCATCGTTGGGAAATAGCTCAATAGCCAACATAAAAGATGAGGCATTGGAAGAATCCAGTTCAATGGCATGTCTACTAGAACAGGTCGGTGATGTGAATACTTCCATAGCCAACAGTACAGATGAAGCCTGTGCCAAGGTCAGAGACGAGGGAATAGCAACTACAATAGATTGTGTCGAAGAGATTAAAAAAACAGCAGCGCTTTGCAAGCAAGATCTTACAAAGACTGCATGTATCCCCCCTCAAGAAAACG GTTTGATGGACATTTTGATGTTCCACTCGGACATTGATTGCCTGATAGCACATCAGATTTGTGAGAAGATAAAGACTGATTTGAAGTCAGATCTTAACGTAACTATAGAAATGTATGAGGACTTTGCGATTGGAAGATCACTCCTTGGTAGTATTGATGATATATATAATCAGTTTAGATGGGTCCTGTTTTTAATTACCCCTGAATATGTTCATCATGGTTTGCAAAATTTCCAAGGTGAAATTCTGCTGACAAACCTGATTGAAGAGAATGGGAACAAGGACGGTCGTTTTGTAcctttattttataatgttgaaAAGAAAGACATCAGTCGAAAATGGTTGAATTCAATTGGACCTTTTAACGATTGTGATGCAAATTTTACAAACAGGATTGCTAAGCGTGTCAGAAAATTAAGGTCCAAATATTGA
- the LOC127859924 gene encoding uncharacterized protein LOC127859924 isoform X5, whose translation MAFKLFVDIATGRNLTSASILQLQMKTKAKEIRENRTKYMRNYDTTAGTSAFHMPKIPQVRTTTYEHADAIWDGDLDSNVEADALPSLGNSSIANIKDEALEESSSMACLLEQVGDVNTSIANSTDEACAKVRDEGIATTIDCVEEIKKTAALCKQDLTKTACIPPQENGLMDILMFHSDIDCLIAHQICEKIKTDLKSDLNVTIEMYEDFAIGRSLLGSIDDIYNQFRWVLFLITPEYVHHGLQNFQGEILLTNLIEENGNKDGRFVPLFYNVEKKDISRKWLNSIGPFNDCDANFTNRIAKRVRKLRSKY comes from the exons atgGCATTTAAACTGTTCGTAGACATTGCTACGGGGCGGAACTTGACATCGGCCAGCATACTgcagctt CAAATGAAGACAAAGGCAAAAGAAATCCGAGAAAATCGGACCAAGTACATGCGGAATTACGATACAACAGCAGGCACGTCGGCCTTTCACATGCCGAAG ataccacaGGTACGCACAACAACATATG AACATGCAGATGCTATCTGGGATGGTGATCTTGATTCCAACGTAGAGGCAGATGCCTTGCCATCGTTGGGAAATAGCTCAATAGCCAACATAAAAGATGAGGCATTGGAAGAATCCAGTTCAATGGCATGTCTACTAGAACAGGTCGGTGATGTGAATACTTCCATAGCCAACAGTACAGATGAAGCCTGTGCCAAGGTCAGAGACGAGGGAATAGCAACTACAATAGATTGTGTCGAAGAGATTAAAAAAACAGCAGCGCTTTGCAAGCAAGATCTTACAAAGACTGCATGTATCCCCCCTCAAGAAAACG GTTTGATGGACATTTTGATGTTCCACTCGGACATTGATTGCCTGATAGCACATCAGATTTGTGAGAAGATAAAGACTGATTTGAAGTCAGATCTTAACGTAACTATAGAAATGTATGAGGACTTTGCGATTGGAAGATCACTCCTTGGTAGTATTGATGATATATATAATCAGTTTAGATGGGTCCTGTTTTTAATTACCCCTGAATATGTTCATCATGGTTTGCAAAATTTCCAAGGTGAAATTCTGCTGACAAACCTGATTGAAGAGAATGGGAACAAGGACGGTCGTTTTGTAcctttattttataatgttgaaAAGAAAGACATCAGTCGAAAATGGTTGAATTCAATTGGACCTTTTAACGATTGTGATGCAAATTTTACAAACAGGATTGCTAAGCGTGTCAGAAAATTAAGGTCCAAATATTGA